One Sphingobium sp. CAP-1 genomic region harbors:
- a CDS encoding TonB-dependent receptor: MKSAYLAGVAGLLVLPLATAASAQEAGAAGAPQEQAANLGDIVVTARRSAETLQDVPVAVTALGGDFIERQNISSPADVPQFAPNLTVEQQPSSLSAATVYIRGIGNQEPSAVSEQGVGIYLDGVYLARSAGAVFDLIDLERIEVLRGPQGTLFGRNTIGGALQLISKKPASDMGVTAKAGFGRFNDWYARARVDTGYIVGDVIKASIAAQHRESRGYVNNTLTPSSQDPGALKANSVAVGLEGDFGDVTVNYNFDYDDRKGTPAFFQIVAATPLAQDYYSQSPSYGGAPFLVDPVRQGTVQQAGYVDRSGDYRYTSKTRVQGHALTVSYEPIPELTIKSITGYRKFFQDTILNLSGNGVLMGKVVDFTSPTLVSVQPVTPYNGNNAPQKQWQFSQELQALGKVGDVSYLFGMYYFYEKASEYNRQALTLVMPVSALTALGFPQAVVDGISALNPGLSTVGVNANPIQAFGGTSQSMAIFGQTSWKPSALDDKLEVTLGGRYTGDDKTAYLAGDVSPVQRGRKSFDNFSWLASLSYDVVRNVMIYGRVSTGYRSGGINPRASVINTFDPEKATAYEAGIKSQFLNNRLRLNVAGYITDYDDLQVQQFAAGSGGATSLIVNAGKVRLSGFEAELTALPFTGFQIDGSVGYVKTNYKTFLFRDPATNILLDVADDAKPLYTPKWSVHLGAEYSHPIGDALLRLRGDYSRRTKIWFNALDNTAPFNQQLISPAQTNVKARLSVEEIRLGSGKLDVGLWGDNLLNQKRLTYGIDFGALGFAGATFNKPISYGIDARVKF, translated from the coding sequence ATGAAATCCGCATATCTTGCTGGCGTCGCTGGCTTGCTGGTTCTGCCACTTGCGACGGCCGCAAGCGCGCAGGAGGCCGGCGCGGCCGGCGCGCCGCAGGAACAGGCCGCCAATCTGGGCGATATCGTCGTCACCGCCCGTCGTTCTGCCGAAACCTTGCAGGACGTGCCCGTCGCCGTTACCGCGCTGGGCGGTGACTTCATCGAACGCCAGAATATTTCCAGCCCCGCCGATGTGCCGCAATTCGCGCCCAACCTGACCGTCGAGCAGCAGCCATCCAGCCTGTCGGCCGCGACCGTCTATATTCGCGGCATCGGCAATCAGGAACCGTCCGCCGTGTCGGAGCAGGGCGTGGGCATCTACCTCGACGGCGTCTATCTCGCCCGGTCGGCCGGTGCGGTGTTCGACCTGATCGATCTGGAGCGCATCGAAGTATTGCGCGGGCCGCAAGGCACGCTGTTCGGCCGCAACACCATCGGCGGCGCGCTGCAACTCATCTCGAAGAAGCCCGCCAGCGATATGGGCGTGACGGCCAAGGCCGGCTTCGGCCGCTTCAACGACTGGTATGCCAGGGCGCGGGTCGATACCGGCTATATCGTCGGGGATGTCATCAAAGCCTCGATCGCGGCCCAGCATCGCGAATCCAGGGGTTATGTGAACAACACGCTCACACCATCCTCGCAAGACCCCGGCGCGCTCAAGGCGAACTCGGTCGCGGTCGGGCTGGAAGGTGACTTCGGCGATGTCACGGTCAATTATAATTTCGACTATGATGATCGGAAGGGGACGCCCGCCTTCTTCCAGATCGTCGCGGCAACGCCGCTGGCGCAGGACTATTATTCGCAGTCGCCCAGCTATGGCGGAGCGCCCTTCCTGGTCGATCCGGTGCGTCAGGGTACCGTGCAGCAGGCCGGCTATGTCGATCGCAGCGGCGACTATCGCTACACCAGCAAGACCCGTGTGCAGGGTCATGCCTTGACCGTCAGCTACGAACCGATCCCGGAACTGACGATCAAGTCGATCACCGGCTATCGCAAATTCTTCCAGGACACGATCCTGAACCTGTCGGGCAACGGCGTGCTGATGGGCAAGGTCGTCGACTTCACCTCTCCCACGCTCGTCTCGGTGCAGCCTGTCACCCCCTATAATGGTAACAACGCCCCGCAGAAACAGTGGCAGTTCAGTCAGGAATTGCAGGCGCTCGGCAAGGTGGGCGATGTCAGTTACCTGTTTGGCATGTATTATTTCTACGAAAAGGCGTCCGAATATAATCGCCAGGCGCTGACCCTCGTCATGCCGGTATCCGCGCTGACCGCGCTGGGCTTCCCGCAGGCGGTTGTCGATGGCATCTCGGCGCTCAACCCCGGCCTCTCGACGGTCGGCGTCAACGCCAACCCGATTCAGGCTTTTGGCGGTACGTCCCAGTCGATGGCGATTTTCGGGCAGACGAGCTGGAAGCCGTCGGCGCTGGACGACAAGCTGGAAGTCACGCTGGGCGGCCGTTACACGGGCGACGACAAGACGGCCTATCTCGCCGGCGATGTCAGCCCGGTGCAGCGTGGTCGCAAGAGCTTCGACAATTTCTCCTGGCTGGCTTCGCTGTCCTATGACGTGGTCAGGAATGTCATGATCTATGGCCGCGTCTCGACCGGCTATCGGTCGGGTGGCATCAATCCGCGCGCCAGCGTCATCAACACGTTCGACCCGGAAAAGGCGACCGCCTATGAAGCGGGCATCAAGTCGCAATTCCTGAACAATCGTCTCCGCCTCAATGTGGCGGGCTACATCACCGACTATGACGATCTTCAGGTCCAGCAATTCGCCGCAGGCAGCGGCGGGGCCACATCGCTGATCGTCAATGCGGGCAAGGTGCGCCTGTCGGGTTTCGAGGCGGAACTGACGGCGCTGCCGTTCACCGGTTTCCAGATCGACGGGTCGGTGGGTTATGTGAAAACCAACTACAAGACCTTCCTGTTCCGCGATCCTGCAACCAACATCCTGCTGGATGTGGCCGATGACGCCAAGCCGCTCTATACGCCCAAGTGGAGCGTCCATTTGGGTGCCGAATATTCGCACCCGATTGGCGATGCACTGCTCCGCCTGCGTGGCGACTATTCACGCCGGACCAAAATCTGGTTCAATGCGCTGGACAACACTGCGCCCTTCAACCAGCAACTCATCTCCCCGGCCCAGACCAACGTGAAGGCGCGGCTGTCGGTCGAGGAAATTCGTCTGGGCAGCGGCAAGCTGGATGTTGGCTTGTGGGGTGATAACCTGCTCAACCAGAAGCGCCTGACCTATGGCATCGATTTCGGGGCGCTGGGCTTTGCCGGTGCGACGTTCAACAAGCCGATTTCCTACGGCATCGACGCTCGTGTGAAGTTCTGA